The following are encoded together in the Candidatus Atribacteria bacterium genome:
- the amrA gene encoding AmmeMemoRadiSam system protein A — MVAKENSAYVRLAKETIENYIKEGKIITPPPDLPEKMIKQKAGVFVSLKKGGNLRGCIGTFVPTQKSIAQEIIKNAISAAVDDPRFSPVTTSELDSITISVDVLSSPEEIHDISSELDPKKYGVLVSSGYKKGLLLPDLEGVDTVEEQVDIAKRKASIYPGEKVKLYRFEVKRYY, encoded by the coding sequence ATGGTAGCAAAAGAAAATAGTGCTTATGTTAGATTGGCGAAGGAGACTATAGAAAATTATATCAAAGAGGGGAAAATAATTACTCCTCCTCCGGACCTCCCCGAAAAAATGATTAAACAAAAGGCGGGAGTGTTTGTTTCACTTAAAAAAGGGGGGAATTTGAGAGGATGTATAGGTACTTTTGTACCTACTCAAAAAAGTATAGCTCAAGAGATTATAAAAAATGCCATTAGTGCTGCTGTTGATGATCCTCGTTTTTCTCCGGTAACCACTTCTGAATTAGATAGTATCACGATTTCAGTGGATGTATTATCTTCTCCTGAGGAAATTCATGATATCTCGTCGGAACTTGACCCTAAAAAATATGGAGTATTGGTTAGCAGTGGTTACAAAAAGGGATTATTGCTGCCTGATTTAGAAGGCGTAGATACTGTAGAGGAACAGGTAGATATTGCTAAACGCAAAGCAAGTATTTATCCCGGTGAAAAAGTGAAATTATATCGGTTCGAAGTGAAAAGATATTATTAA
- the hypE gene encoding hydrogenase expression/formation protein HypE, with product MEEKKILLSHGSGGKLSFNLIRKLFLSNFNNPYLERLDDGAILNIEGLKLAYTTDSYTVDPLFFKGGNIGELAVYGTVNDLAMCGAIPKYLSCSFIIEEGFSLNLLEKIVLSIRDASEIAQVDIVTGDTKVVNRGAADKIFINTSGVGIVKEGVNISGSNAKVGDVVLINGYIGSHGIAVLSEREGLKFETEIRSDTAPLSSLVANMLDICKDIHVLRDPTRGGLSTTLNEIALSSRVDIEINEGDIPIQEEVRAACEILGYDPLYLANEGKLVAFIPSEIAPDMLKKMKENKYGKESRIIGRVLKKSEGKVYLNTAVGGKRIIDMLTGEQLPRIC from the coding sequence ATGGAAGAAAAGAAGATATTACTAAGTCATGGTAGTGGAGGGAAATTATCTTTTAATCTAATTAGAAAATTGTTTTTATCTAATTTTAATAACCCTTATCTGGAAAGACTTGATGATGGTGCGATATTAAATATTGAGGGATTAAAATTAGCCTATACTACCGATTCTTACACAGTAGACCCTTTGTTTTTTAAGGGAGGAAACATTGGAGAACTGGCAGTTTACGGAACAGTTAATGATTTGGCTATGTGTGGAGCAATTCCCAAGTATTTAAGCTGCTCATTTATTATTGAAGAGGGATTTTCTTTAAATTTATTAGAAAAGATTGTTTTAAGTATCAGGGATGCTTCAGAGATTGCCCAGGTTGATATAGTGACTGGAGACACCAAAGTAGTGAATAGAGGGGCTGCCGATAAAATATTTATTAATACTTCGGGCGTAGGAATAGTGAAAGAAGGAGTAAATATTTCCGGAAGTAATGCGAAAGTCGGAGATGTAGTTTTAATAAACGGTTATATTGGCAGTCATGGGATTGCGGTGTTATCGGAAAGAGAGGGTTTAAAATTTGAAACAGAGATAAGGAGTGATACTGCCCCTCTTTCTTCTTTGGTAGCAAATATGTTAGATATATGTAAAGATATCCATGTGCTAAGAGATCCCACACGAGGAGGATTATCTACTACTCTGAACGAAATAGCTTTATCTTCAAGGGTAGATATAGAGATAAACGAAGGTGATATCCCTATTCAGGAAGAGGTAAGAGCAGCTTGTGAAATATTAGGTTATGATCCCTTGTACCTTGCCAATGAAGGTAAATTGGTTGCTTTTATTCCCTCGGAAATTGCTCCCGATATGCTAAAAAAGATGAAAGAGAATAAATACGGAAAAGAATCAAGAATTATCGGCAGAGTATTAAAAAAATCGGAGGGAAAAGTTTATCTAAATACAGCCGTTGGTGGAAAAAGAATAATTGATATGTTAACTGGAGAGCAGTTACCCAGGATATGTTAA